In Oncorhynchus mykiss isolate Arlee chromosome 1, USDA_OmykA_1.1, whole genome shotgun sequence, the following proteins share a genomic window:
- the LOC110532139 gene encoding heat shock factor protein 1-like isoform X1, giving the protein MQESPGSIGVDGGYASNVPAFLTKLWTLVEDPDTNHLICWSATPQSGLQSPQNTGTSFHVFDQGRFAKEVLPKYFKHNNMASFVRQLNMYGFRKVVNIEQSGLVKPERDDTEFQHLYFLKGHEHLLEHIKRKVSIVKSEETKVRQEDLSKLLYEVQVLRSQQENMECQMQDMKQQNEVLWREVVSLRQNHTQQQKVMNKLIQFLFSQMQSNTTSTVGMKRKLPLMLDDGSTTPSASKFSHNHQMEPLHEPFYIQSPSTETASCSNSAMTGGPIISDVTEMSQPSNMQMQTDETRDKCLMLIKEEPGSPGVRGRGEGVPLGSCDVCSEPPVLPVAMVQSVLEGRGSGADRRLKRPALERPEVPDAEENVDMSLEDLQLLLRTHQQNVEPTTAVMDPFNFNLPLSEWNFTDMDSNLKSYMFQSQEAEAYPNAGCEEQ; this is encoded by the exons ATGCAGGAATCTCCTGGCTCTATTGGTGTGGATGGAGGTTATGCCAGTAATGTGCCTGCCTTCCTCACCAAACTGTGGACCCTGGTCGAGGACCCGGACACCAACCACCTCATCTGCTGGAGTGCT ACTCCACAATCTGGCTTACAGAGTCCTCAAAAT ACTGGGACCAGCTTCCATGTGTTCGACCAGGGCAGGTTTGCTAAAGAGGTGCTGCCAAAATACTTCAAACATAACAACATGGCCAGCTTTGTTCGTCAGCTCAACATGT ATGGCTTCAGGAAGGTGGTGAACATAGAGCAGAGTGGTCTGGTGAAGCCAGAGAGAGACGACACAGAGTTTCAGCACCTCTACTTCCTGAAAGGCCACGaacacctgctggagcacatcAAGAGGAAG gTCTCCATCGTGAAGAGTGAAGAGACCAAAGTACGGCAGGAGGACTTGAGTAAGCTGCTGTATGAAGTGCAGGTACTGCGCAGCCAACAAGAGAACATGGAGTGTCAGATGCAAGACATGAAACA GCAGAATGAGGTGCTGTGGAGAGAGGTGGTCTCACTGAGACAGAACCACACCCAGCAGCAGAAAGTCATGAACAAG CTGATTCAGTTCCTTTTCAGCCAGATGCAGTCAAACACAACAAGCACTGTAGGAATGAAGAGAAAGCT TCCCCTTATGTTGGACGATGGCTCAACCACGCCCTCAGCCTCCAAGTTCAGCCATAACCACCAAATGGAGCCCCTGCATGAACCGTTCTATATCCAGTCG CCATCCACAGAAACAGCCTCTTGCTCCAATAGTGCAATGACAGGAGGACCAATCATATCAGACGTTACTGAAATGTCACAACCCAGCAACATGCAAATGCAAACAGATGAGACAAG GGATAAGTGTTTGATGCTGATCAAAGAGGAGCCAGGGAGCCCAGGGGTGCGAGGCCGGGGGGAGGGGGTCCCACTGGGCTCCTGTGATGTGTGTTCTGAACCCCCCGTCCTCCCTGTTGCCATGGTACAATCCGTCCTGGAGGGCCGAGGGTCTGGAGCAGACAGGCGGCTCAAGAGACCTGctctggagag GCCTGAGGTACCTGATGCTGAAGAGAATGTGGACATGAGTCTGGAGGACCTGCAGCTTCTCCTGAGGACCCACCAGCAGAATGTGGAGCCCACCACTGCTGTCATGGAT CCATTCAATTTCAACCTGCCCTTGAGTGAGTGGAACTTTACTGATATGGATTCCAACCTGAAATCA TACATGTTTCAGAGCCAGGAGGCAGAGGCTTACCCCAACGCTGGTTGTGAGGAACAATGA
- the LOC110532139 gene encoding heat shock factor protein 1-like isoform X2 produces MASFVRQLNMYGFRKVVNIEQSGLVKPERDDTEFQHLYFLKGHEHLLEHIKRKVSIVKSEETKVRQEDLSKLLYEVQVLRSQQENMECQMQDMKQQNEVLWREVVSLRQNHTQQQKVMNKLIQFLFSQMQSNTTSTVGMKRKLPLMLDDGSTTPSASKFSHNHQMEPLHEPFYIQSPSTETASCSNSAMTGGPIISDVTEMSQPSNMQMQTDETRDKCLMLIKEEPGSPGVRGRGEGVPLGSCDVCSEPPVLPVAMVQSVLEGRGSGADRRLKRPALERPEVPDAEENVDMSLEDLQLLLRTHQQNVEPTTAVMDPFNFNLPLSEWNFTDMDSNLKSYMFQSQEAEAYPNAGCEEQ; encoded by the exons ATGGCCAGCTTTGTTCGTCAGCTCAACATGT ATGGCTTCAGGAAGGTGGTGAACATAGAGCAGAGTGGTCTGGTGAAGCCAGAGAGAGACGACACAGAGTTTCAGCACCTCTACTTCCTGAAAGGCCACGaacacctgctggagcacatcAAGAGGAAG gTCTCCATCGTGAAGAGTGAAGAGACCAAAGTACGGCAGGAGGACTTGAGTAAGCTGCTGTATGAAGTGCAGGTACTGCGCAGCCAACAAGAGAACATGGAGTGTCAGATGCAAGACATGAAACA GCAGAATGAGGTGCTGTGGAGAGAGGTGGTCTCACTGAGACAGAACCACACCCAGCAGCAGAAAGTCATGAACAAG CTGATTCAGTTCCTTTTCAGCCAGATGCAGTCAAACACAACAAGCACTGTAGGAATGAAGAGAAAGCT TCCCCTTATGTTGGACGATGGCTCAACCACGCCCTCAGCCTCCAAGTTCAGCCATAACCACCAAATGGAGCCCCTGCATGAACCGTTCTATATCCAGTCG CCATCCACAGAAACAGCCTCTTGCTCCAATAGTGCAATGACAGGAGGACCAATCATATCAGACGTTACTGAAATGTCACAACCCAGCAACATGCAAATGCAAACAGATGAGACAAG GGATAAGTGTTTGATGCTGATCAAAGAGGAGCCAGGGAGCCCAGGGGTGCGAGGCCGGGGGGAGGGGGTCCCACTGGGCTCCTGTGATGTGTGTTCTGAACCCCCCGTCCTCCCTGTTGCCATGGTACAATCCGTCCTGGAGGGCCGAGGGTCTGGAGCAGACAGGCGGCTCAAGAGACCTGctctggagag GCCTGAGGTACCTGATGCTGAAGAGAATGTGGACATGAGTCTGGAGGACCTGCAGCTTCTCCTGAGGACCCACCAGCAGAATGTGGAGCCCACCACTGCTGTCATGGAT CCATTCAATTTCAACCTGCCCTTGAGTGAGTGGAACTTTACTGATATGGATTCCAACCTGAAATCA TACATGTTTCAGAGCCAGGAGGCAGAGGCTTACCCCAACGCTGGTTGTGAGGAACAATGA